Proteins encoded by one window of Anaerosalibacter sp. Marseille-P3206:
- a CDS encoding heavy metal translocating P-type ATPase: MKKDKKYDVTGMTCAACSAAVERSVKKVQGVESVTVNLLTNSMRVKYDESQISDVDIINAVIDAGYGASLKTEEGKKQNFKVELSENPMAKEIEGMNLRLKVSILFMIPLMYVSMGHMFNWPLPSFLSGIENAVSFAFIQFLFALPIIFVNRKFFIVGFKTLFKGHPNMDSLIAIGSGAALFYGVFAIFRMSYGLGIGDLELVHKYYHDLYFESSAMILTLITVGKSLEARSKGKTSEAIRRLMDLAPKTAIVERNGIEEEIPVELVEMGDIVIIKPGVSLPVDGVIIEGSSSIDESALTGESIPVEKQVGDRVSAATINKSGAFKFRATQVGEDTTLAKIIALVEDANATKAPIAKLADKISAIFVPMVMSIALIATIGWLLAGYNFEFALSIGIAVLVVSCPCALGLATPVAIMVGTGRGAENGILIKSAEALEILHNVNTIVMDKTGTLTEGKPRVTDIVLGSVNSEEEFLEIAQALEKNSEHPLADAILNYAKGKNISIKEANNFKATTGRGVEAYLDGVFYSAGNEKFMNEKGVSTEVVRALSDGFSKEGKTPLYFAKGNTLLGVIVVADVPKSTSRHAVERFKEMGVKVVMLTGDNKNTAEAIRSRLGIDKVIAEVLPQEKDQKIQELQQNGQKVAMIGDGINDAPALARADVGIAIGAGTDVAMESADIVLIKSDLMDAVGAMELSKATIKNIKENLFWAFFYNSLGIPLAAGILYPHFGLKLTPMIGALAMSMSSFFVVTNALRLRKFKPTIAKIENAHKNETQNVSVTKVTVVQKNNSKGDDKKMEKTLKIEGMMCNHCKMHVEKALNSIDGVSVEVNLENKSAKVSLVKEVSNEVLKKAVEEAGYEVTSIIE; encoded by the coding sequence ATGAAAAAAGATAAGAAATATGATGTAACTGGTATGACTTGTGCGGCGTGTTCAGCAGCAGTAGAACGTAGTGTGAAAAAAGTTCAAGGAGTAGAATCTGTAACTGTAAATTTGCTGACTAATAGTATGCGTGTCAAATACGATGAAAGTCAAATTTCAGATGTTGATATAATAAATGCAGTAATAGATGCTGGATATGGAGCATCTTTAAAGACAGAGGAAGGGAAAAAACAAAATTTTAAAGTAGAGCTGTCTGAAAATCCAATGGCTAAAGAAATTGAAGGTATGAATCTGCGTTTAAAGGTTTCTATTTTATTTATGATACCTTTGATGTATGTATCAATGGGTCATATGTTTAATTGGCCTTTACCATCCTTTTTATCTGGAATAGAAAATGCAGTTTCTTTTGCCTTTATTCAATTTTTATTTGCATTACCAATTATTTTTGTCAATCGTAAGTTTTTTATAGTGGGATTTAAAACACTATTTAAGGGACATCCCAACATGGATTCATTGATAGCAATAGGATCTGGAGCGGCTTTATTTTATGGTGTATTTGCCATTTTTAGAATGAGTTATGGATTGGGTATTGGAGATTTGGAATTAGTTCATAAATATTATCATGATTTATATTTTGAATCATCAGCTATGATTCTTACTCTTATTACAGTAGGAAAATCTTTGGAGGCACGTTCTAAAGGGAAAACTTCAGAAGCTATTAGAAGATTAATGGATTTAGCACCAAAGACTGCTATAGTTGAAAGAAATGGTATAGAAGAAGAAATTCCTGTAGAATTAGTTGAGATGGGAGATATTGTAATCATAAAGCCGGGTGTTTCACTTCCTGTAGATGGTGTGATAATAGAAGGAAGCTCTTCTATAGATGAGTCTGCATTAACTGGTGAAAGTATACCTGTAGAAAAACAGGTAGGAGACCGTGTGAGTGCAGCAACGATTAATAAGTCAGGAGCTTTCAAATTTAGAGCAACACAGGTAGGAGAAGATACTACACTTGCAAAGATAATAGCATTAGTTGAAGATGCAAATGCCACTAAAGCACCTATTGCAAAGTTAGCAGACAAAATTAGTGCTATATTTGTTCCAATGGTAATGAGTATTGCATTAATTGCTACCATAGGATGGCTACTTGCAGGATATAATTTTGAGTTTGCTTTATCCATTGGAATAGCAGTTTTAGTTGTTTCTTGCCCTTGTGCTTTGGGTTTAGCGACCCCTGTTGCAATAATGGTTGGTACAGGTAGAGGGGCAGAGAATGGTATACTTATAAAATCTGCTGAAGCATTAGAGATACTTCATAATGTAAATACCATCGTTATGGACAAAACTGGAACCTTGACAGAAGGAAAGCCTCGTGTAACTGATATTGTACTTGGGTCTGTAAATTCCGAAGAAGAATTTTTAGAAATTGCACAGGCACTTGAGAAAAACTCAGAACATCCTTTAGCAGATGCAATATTAAATTATGCAAAGGGAAAAAATATTTCAATAAAAGAAGCAAATAACTTTAAAGCTACAACAGGACGTGGAGTAGAAGCATATTTAGATGGAGTTTTTTATTCAGCAGGAAATGAAAAGTTTATGAATGAAAAAGGTGTTAGTACAGAAGTTGTAAGAGCATTGTCTGATGGTTTTTCTAAAGAAGGTAAAACTCCACTTTACTTTGCAAAAGGAAATACATTACTAGGGGTTATTGTAGTTGCAGATGTTCCAAAGTCTACTAGTCGTCATGCAGTTGAACGATTTAAAGAAATGGGCGTAAAAGTAGTAATGCTTACAGGAGACAATAAAAACACAGCAGAAGCTATACGTTCACGATTGGGAATTGATAAAGTAATAGCGGAAGTACTACCACAGGAAAAGGATCAAAAAATACAGGAACTTCAACAAAATGGTCAAAAAGTTGCTATGATTGGAGATGGCATCAATGATGCACCAGCTCTTGCAAGAGCTGATGTGGGAATAGCTATAGGGGCAGGTACAGATGTAGCTATGGAATCAGCAGATATAGTTTTAATTAAAAGTGATTTGATGGATGCAGTAGGAGCTATGGAGTTATCTAAGGCAACTATTAAAAATATCAAAGAAAATCTTTTTTGGGCATTTTTTTATAATAGTTTAGGAATACCTTTAGCAGCAGGAATTTTATATCCTCATTTTGGGTTAAAACTGACACCTATGATTGGGGCATTAGCTATGAGTATGAGTTCTTTTTTTGTAGTAACAAATGCACTAAGATTGCGTAAATTTAAACCTACTATAGCTAAAATAGAAAATGCTCATAAAAACGAAACACAAAATGTATCAGTGACAAAGGTAACAGTAGTTCAAAAAAATAATAGTAAAGGTGATGATAAAAAGATGGAAAAGACTTTGAAAATCGAAGGTATGATGTGCAATCATTGTAAAATGCATGTAGAAAAGGCTTTAAATAGTATAGATGGAGTTAGTGTAGAGGTAAATTTAGAGAATAAGTCTGCTAAGGTATCTTTAGTAAAAGAAGTGTCTAATGAAGTATTGAAAAAAGCAGTAGAAGAAGCAGGTTATGAAGTAACTTCTATTATAGAGTAG
- a CDS encoding QueT transporter family protein, with product MKTNKLVKGGIVIALYVVLTYAFSSLAYGPLQFRLSEIMTLLAFIDPFYVLPLTLACAISNIGSPFGIIDVIFGALASFLALYSMSKTKNIFVASLWPAVFSIIIGLEILFLSKEPINFFLVTGQIMLSQFIVVSIIGVPIFKFIQKNDYMMNILKND from the coding sequence ATGAAAACAAATAAACTTGTAAAGGGTGGAATTGTAATAGCATTGTATGTAGTGTTAACCTATGCCTTTTCTTCACTAGCTTATGGTCCACTACAATTTAGATTATCTGAAATAATGACATTGCTGGCCTTTATTGACCCTTTTTATGTTTTACCTCTTACACTTGCTTGTGCTATATCTAATATAGGAAGTCCTTTTGGAATAATAGACGTAATATTTGGGGCATTAGCTAGTTTTTTAGCATTATATTCTATGTCAAAAACAAAGAATATATTTGTAGCTAGTCTTTGGCCAGCTGTATTTAGTATTATTATAGGTTTAGAAATATTATTTCTATCAAAAGAACCAATTAATTTCTTTCTAGTAACTGGACAAATAATGCTTTCTCAATTTATAGTAGTATCTATAATAGGAGTACCTATATTCAAATTTATTCAAAAAAATGATTATATGATGAATATATTAAAGAATGATTAA
- a CDS encoding aminopeptidase produces the protein MDFISLIPNICEGFPFEKGDSVLLNFWGDNGDLEILDLISEQLSKKGAIPFKLHCSKFYYEKVILNLIDNDQEIPQEYFEYLSSFKSVIDIFMYTPSLPNSISEENIPKFKKHLTELFNALTDDKKYYIQLTVPTEINALRAGLEYDIYNSKICNALSVDFPKLKADCKKKVESLKDKNSVEIFTGNKYSLKLDIGGRKWFVDDGCGDFPPGEVSIAPIEENSNGNLLVSIINFKGQIYKDVLMTFKNGKLVKCSIKELDEFFNSLPENFKVLCELGIGLNPKVKELIGFTLIDEKALGTYHIGLGMNHLSGGKNNCPFHMDFVFYCDSIIFK, from the coding sequence ATGGATTTTATAAGTCTTATACCAAATATTTGTGAAGGATTTCCTTTTGAAAAAGGGGATTCTGTTTTATTAAACTTTTGGGGTGATAATGGAGATTTAGAGATATTAGACTTGATTTCAGAACAATTAAGTAAAAAAGGTGCTATTCCTTTTAAACTTCATTGTTCAAAATTCTATTATGAAAAAGTAATTCTAAATTTAATTGATAATGATCAGGAAATTCCTCAAGAGTACTTTGAGTATCTATCCTCTTTTAAATCTGTAATAGACATTTTTATGTATACACCCAGTTTACCTAATAGTATTTCTGAAGAAAACATTCCTAAGTTTAAAAAACATTTAACTGAGTTATTTAATGCTTTAACTGATGATAAAAAATATTATATACAGCTAACCGTCCCTACAGAGATAAATGCTTTAAGGGCTGGCTTAGAATATGATATTTATAATTCTAAAATATGTAATGCACTGTCTGTAGACTTTCCTAAATTAAAAGCGGACTGCAAAAAAAAGGTTGAAAGTCTAAAGGATAAGAATAGTGTAGAAATATTTACTGGTAATAAATATTCTTTGAAATTAGACATTGGTGGTAGAAAATGGTTTGTAGATGATGGATGTGGTGATTTCCCACCAGGAGAAGTTTCTATTGCACCTATAGAAGAAAACAGCAATGGAAATTTATTAGTTTCAATAATCAACTTTAAGGGACAAATATATAAGGATGTACTTATGACTTTTAAAAATGGTAAGCTTGTAAAATGTTCTATTAAAGAATTAGATGAATTTTTCAATTCACTACCAGAAAACTTCAAGGTTTTATGTGAATTAGGAATTGGTCTTAACCCTAAAGTTAAAGAATTAATTGGTTTTACACTTATTGATGAAAAAGCTCTAGGAACTTATCATATAGGATTAGGAATGAATCATCTATCTGGTGGAAAAAATAATTGTCCATTCCATATGGATTTTGTTTTCTATTGTGATAGTATTATTTTTAAATAA
- a CDS encoding radical SAM protein, whose translation MIRYNKILDKNPREIVLLKSRPCKWGRCFFCDYIQDNLEDDSSINEFNKNILNNVTGEFKKLEVINSASVFELPKETLKYIKDIVSLKGIEKLYFESHYIYRHRLDEIRDYFKGIDIVFKCGIETFDDNFRNNYLNKNVHFKDYEEVAKYFKSICLLVGIKGQTKEMIAKDMEILQEYFEHGCINIYVENSTPVKQDKELISWFKENYSYLQESDNIEILWNNTDFGVGGDADENK comes from the coding sequence ATGATAAGATACAATAAGATTTTAGATAAAAATCCAAGAGAAATTGTACTTTTAAAATCACGTCCCTGCAAATGGGGACGTTGTTTTTTTTGTGATTATATTCAAGATAATTTGGAGGATGATAGTAGCATAAATGAATTTAATAAAAACATCCTAAATAATGTTACTGGAGAGTTTAAAAAACTTGAGGTAATAAATTCAGCATCTGTATTTGAATTGCCAAAAGAAACCCTCAAATATATAAAAGATATTGTGTCTTTAAAAGGAATAGAAAAACTATATTTTGAAAGTCACTATATTTATAGGCATAGGCTTGATGAAATAAGAGATTATTTTAAAGGCATAGACATAGTCTTTAAGTGCGGCATTGAAACCTTTGATGATAATTTTAGAAATAATTATCTCAATAAAAATGTACACTTCAAAGACTATGAGGAAGTAGCTAAATACTTTAAATCAATTTGTTTATTGGTAGGGATTAAAGGGCAAACTAAAGAAATGATTGCAAAAGATATGGAAATTCTACAGGAGTATTTTGAACATGGTTGCATCAATATATATGTAGAAAACTCTACTCCTGTTAAACAAGATAAAGAATTGATTTCTTGGTTTAAAGAAAATTATTCATATCTACAGGAAAGTGATAATATTGAAATTTTATGGAATAATACTGATTTTGGAGTAGGAGGAGATGCTGATGAAAACAAATAA
- a CDS encoding metal-sensing transcriptional repressor: protein MKADRELTLKKLKTVRGQIEGLIKMVEDDRYCIDISNQLMASIGILKNINKDVLDAHLKHCVTEAFDSEDSTDKKQKVDEIIKIIDKLSR, encoded by the coding sequence ATGAAAGCAGATAGAGAATTGACATTAAAAAAACTAAAGACAGTAAGAGGACAGATTGAAGGGCTTATCAAAATGGTAGAGGATGATCGTTATTGTATCGATATTTCTAATCAGCTAATGGCATCTATTGGTATTTTAAAAAACATCAATAAAGATGTTTTGGATGCTCACCTAAAGCATTGTGTAACAGAAGCTTTTGATTCTGAAGATAGTACAGATAAGAAACAGAAAGTTGATGAGATAATAAAGATAATAGATAAACTTTCAAGATAG